Proteins encoded in a region of the Gemmatimonadota bacterium genome:
- the bamD gene encoding outer membrane protein assembly factor BamD, producing MIIPPLLRFRIPVTGFFLALLVLPACSPPGFESDWTAEELYDYAMERVEQEDWLNALDAFRAITLGHSGSDIVDDALYHQGEMHIKLKEYPLATLVFRRLISDFPQSPYSDESQYKLAYATFLQSNPTHLTQDKTFEAIRELQFFLQEYPDSEWSAEVHELLQQCFDKVAEKDYRIGNLYYKLKDWEAARLYFGELLETYPMSNWASRAQFEIAESYAREGKYREAIEQFEIFIQSYPENERSAEAGKRLSELRSSYVAPSLAEDGPASKDGPASTDDPPSTDGSSPAESESGNSP from the coding sequence ATGATCATCCCGCCCTTACTCCGCTTCAGGATCCCCGTCACTGGGTTTTTCCTCGCCCTGCTCGTGCTCCCGGCCTGCAGCCCGCCCGGTTTCGAGTCCGACTGGACCGCGGAGGAGCTCTACGACTACGCCATGGAGCGCGTGGAACAGGAGGACTGGCTCAATGCCCTGGACGCCTTCCGGGCCATCACCCTCGGCCATTCCGGCAGCGACATCGTGGACGACGCCTTGTACCACCAGGGGGAGATGCACATCAAACTGAAGGAGTACCCCCTGGCCACCCTCGTGTTCCGCCGGCTGATCAGTGATTTTCCCCAGAGCCCGTACAGCGACGAGAGCCAGTACAAGCTGGCCTATGCCACGTTCCTCCAGTCCAATCCGACCCATCTCACGCAGGACAAGACTTTCGAAGCCATTCGCGAACTTCAGTTTTTCCTCCAGGAGTACCCCGACAGCGAATGGAGCGCGGAAGTCCACGAACTGCTGCAGCAGTGTTTCGACAAGGTGGCCGAGAAGGACTACCGGATCGGCAACCTCTACTACAAGTTGAAGGACTGGGAAGCGGCCCGTCTCTATTTCGGAGAACTGCTGGAAACCTACCCCATGAGCAACTGGGCTTCCCGGGCGCAATTCGAAATCGCCGAAAGCTACGCGAGGGAGGGAAAATACCGGGAAGCCATCGAGCAGTTCGAGATCTTCATCCAGAGCTATCCCGAAAACGAACGGTCGGCGGAGGCCGGAAAGCGTCTTTCCGAACTGAGAAGCAGTTACGTGGCGCCATCCCTGGCTGAGGACGGTCCGGCTTCCAAGGACGGCCCGGCTTCCACGGACGATCCACCTTCAACGGACGGATCCTCACCGGCCGAATCCGAGAGCGGCAACTCACCGTGA
- the nadD gene encoding nicotinate-nucleotide adenylyltransferase: MKIQRLGVYGGTFDPIHAGHLVIARGVVEHCALDRLLYIPSARPPHKRGHAVASPEDRYRMAQLAARNDPRFEVSDAEIKRPGLSYTVDTLEALRTIYGESCAFHLVIGADSLLEIDTWHAPDRVFELATVVTVPRPGKDLTGLDPRWRDRVVAIQLPEIDISSTDIRRRAGAGLPIAHLVPEEVAGYIEERGLYR, translated from the coding sequence GTGAAAATCCAACGGCTTGGTGTCTACGGGGGTACGTTCGACCCGATCCACGCCGGCCACCTGGTCATTGCCCGGGGCGTGGTCGAACATTGCGCCCTCGACCGGCTCCTTTACATCCCCTCCGCCCGCCCTCCGCACAAGCGGGGACACGCCGTCGCCTCGCCGGAAGACCGGTACCGCATGGCGCAGCTGGCCGCGCGGAACGACCCCCGGTTCGAGGTGTCGGACGCTGAGATCAAACGTCCCGGCCTGTCCTACACCGTGGACACGCTGGAAGCGCTGCGGACGATTTACGGCGAGTCCTGTGCGTTCCACCTCGTCATCGGGGCCGACAGCCTGCTCGAGATCGACACCTGGCATGCGCCGGACCGGGTATTCGAACTGGCGACGGTCGTAACGGTCCCAAGGCCCGGCAAAGACCTCACCGGGCTGGATCCCCGCTGGCGCGACCGGGTCGTCGCCATCCAGCTCCCCGAGATCGACATTTCCTCCACGGACATCCGCCGCCGCGCCGGTGCAGGGCTTCCCATCGCCCACCTGGTCCCGGAGGAAGTGGCGGGATACATCGAAGAACGCGGCCTATACAGGTAA
- the coaE gene encoding dephospho-CoA kinase (Dephospho-CoA kinase (CoaE) performs the final step in coenzyme A biosynthesis.) encodes MIVIGVAGGIASGKSTVARVFERLGARVLDADAIGHDLLRTEPMRDAIRSAFGEDVLTAEGDVDRRALGRVVFGDEQARQRLNRLVRPAIRAEIRRRIAGMRGEGYDGVVVVDAPLLVDTGPTDLADRVILVTAPASTRKERIIHRGLTGSEAEARISAQEPDAKQGRWADFILENNGTRDELIEKAEAIWKRIVS; translated from the coding sequence TTGATCGTCATCGGAGTAGCCGGCGGCATCGCCTCGGGTAAGTCCACGGTGGCCCGGGTTTTCGAACGGCTCGGCGCCCGCGTCCTGGACGCCGACGCCATCGGCCACGACCTGCTTCGGACCGAGCCGATGCGCGACGCTATCCGGTCGGCCTTCGGCGAGGACGTCCTGACGGCCGAAGGGGACGTGGACCGGCGGGCTCTCGGCCGCGTGGTCTTCGGCGACGAGCAGGCCCGGCAACGGCTGAACCGCCTGGTTCGGCCGGCCATCCGCGCGGAAATACGCCGCCGGATCGCCGGGATGCGCGGCGAGGGTTACGACGGGGTCGTCGTGGTGGACGCCCCCCTGCTGGTCGACACCGGACCCACCGACCTGGCCGATCGGGTCATCCTGGTCACCGCCCCGGCCTCCACGCGGAAAGAACGGATCATCCATCGCGGCCTGACCGGGTCCGAGGCCGAAGCGCGTATCTCCGCCCAGGAGCCCGACGCGAAACAGGGCCGGTGGGCGGATTTTATCCTGGAAAACAACGGTACGCGGGACGAATTGATCGAGAAGGCCGAAGCGATCTGGAAGCGCATCGTTTCCTGA
- the smc gene encoding chromosome segregation protein SMC has product MRLSHLEMIGFKSFSTRLKVKFSDGITAVVGPNGCGKSNIVDAIRWALGEHRATSLRGDRMEDIIFNGTAARKPLGMAEVSLTIDNSEQKLPVEYSEVTITRRYFRSGASEYQINKVPCRLKDITNLLLDTGMGAHAYSIIEQGMVESVVNGSPLERRQLIEEAAGINKYKTRRRLAQRKLEGTEHDLVRIADLLDEVERSVSTLRRQVRKYERYERLMQQMKDVEIVVACHAFQDLRRQTEPVRERIRQFAERKEAIQTRIRTAEAEVEKSKAVQLEKEEKLQQRQDAVNQIDDQIRSLEEELLVSKERRTGLEQRAQSASGEAEQAETELENIRSQLARIGDDRKTLETALEQARATFAERDEASRTYAGRISAQKESTQALRDRSMAAIQQHSSELAAISSLEAREASLRERSAEVESARKKLAEELTSKKAAVETVQKELRDVRGVVEENASLHANLTESVQDAQQCIESARDELSGLETTIATAEKEWALLDRMHRQYEGYGQGVRTLLTNGADVDGLRGVLADGITIDKDYETVIAAYLDDMLQYVVAGRTKDAEAGLAYLREQEAGRASFILLDRMKSRPAPADLPFEDDGIIGRASTMVKSDKALAPAVTHLLSRVVLVKDVETALRLSPLFDTDQDWKLLTAGGEVVDPAGVLTGGSSGPSEAGESDLLRRAERIAEIEGELEEDRAQRDKVAGELVGLETELAALAERQASVEQVLGESRRKLMETESRERQLDFERARMSEQDEELAREADSLAADAKAAAGEREKRKKAMDSLARDRVSAEAEERTNQQTLDEMEEERQLLAEAANEARVALVSMESRSNELSTTDEFLTQENERLANLLTQRKSEAVEAGSQSTELEKAQKKNEKQLETHYTTRRERAVDRDAVLEEHQNLQEAERQLQQHLGENRNELTQVQEQVHQAELEDAELYMKSNEIRRQLMDRHDTDPEGMDELPRIEELDEYSTDAAQTLRDGIQRKVDDLGPINMAAVEEYRAGKERLDFLQQQQNDLIEAKDNLEKTIIKMNKAARSRFMTTFEEVRTNFMTTFQTLFEGGEADLMLEEGDPLETGIEIMARPGGKRLQSLALLSGGETALTAIALLFAIYLVKPSPFCVFDEVDAPLDDANVRRFASALRQFTSDTQFLVVTHNKRTMEAADYLYGITMEEPGLSKMVSVRLEDAESEALEPAAAPGEEANGAGTVGV; this is encoded by the coding sequence ATGCGTCTCTCCCATCTTGAAATGATCGGTTTCAAGTCATTCTCCACCCGGCTGAAGGTGAAGTTCAGCGACGGCATCACGGCCGTGGTCGGTCCGAACGGCTGCGGCAAGTCCAATATCGTCGACGCCATTCGCTGGGCCCTGGGGGAGCACCGCGCGACCTCGTTGCGGGGCGACCGGATGGAAGACATCATCTTCAACGGAACGGCCGCCCGCAAGCCCCTCGGCATGGCGGAGGTCTCGCTGACGATCGACAACAGCGAGCAGAAGCTGCCCGTCGAATACAGCGAAGTCACGATCACGCGCCGCTATTTCCGCTCGGGCGCGAGCGAATACCAGATCAACAAGGTGCCCTGCCGCCTCAAGGACATCACCAACCTCCTGCTGGACACGGGCATGGGCGCCCACGCCTACTCCATCATCGAGCAGGGCATGGTGGAATCGGTGGTGAACGGCAGCCCCCTGGAACGGCGCCAGCTCATCGAGGAGGCCGCCGGCATCAACAAGTACAAGACGCGGCGGCGCCTGGCGCAGCGCAAGCTCGAAGGCACCGAGCACGACCTGGTACGCATCGCCGACCTCCTGGACGAGGTCGAACGGAGCGTGAGCACGCTGCGGCGGCAGGTGCGCAAGTACGAGCGGTACGAGCGGCTGATGCAGCAGATGAAGGACGTGGAGATCGTGGTCGCCTGTCACGCCTTCCAGGACCTGCGGAGGCAGACCGAGCCCGTCCGGGAACGGATACGGCAGTTCGCGGAGCGGAAGGAAGCCATTCAGACGCGCATTCGGACCGCCGAGGCGGAGGTCGAGAAGAGCAAGGCCGTCCAGCTGGAAAAGGAGGAGAAACTCCAGCAGCGGCAGGACGCCGTGAACCAGATCGACGACCAGATCCGGTCGCTGGAAGAGGAGCTCCTGGTGAGCAAGGAGCGTCGGACCGGCCTGGAGCAGCGGGCCCAATCCGCGTCGGGGGAAGCCGAACAGGCAGAGACCGAACTGGAAAACATCCGGTCCCAGCTCGCCCGGATCGGGGACGACCGGAAGACGCTGGAAACGGCGCTGGAACAGGCGCGCGCTACCTTCGCGGAGCGGGATGAGGCGTCCCGGACCTACGCCGGCCGGATCTCCGCGCAGAAAGAATCCACCCAGGCGCTGCGGGACCGCAGCATGGCGGCGATTCAGCAGCACTCGAGCGAGCTGGCGGCGATCAGTTCCCTTGAAGCCCGCGAAGCATCCCTGCGCGAAAGAAGCGCCGAGGTGGAGTCCGCCCGTAAGAAACTTGCCGAAGAACTGACATCGAAGAAGGCGGCCGTCGAGACCGTGCAAAAAGAACTGCGGGACGTCCGTGGTGTGGTGGAAGAGAACGCGTCGCTGCACGCGAACCTGACGGAATCCGTCCAGGACGCGCAGCAGTGCATCGAGTCGGCCCGGGACGAGCTGTCCGGCCTCGAAACGACCATTGCGACGGCGGAAAAGGAATGGGCGCTCCTCGACCGCATGCACCGGCAGTACGAGGGATACGGCCAGGGCGTCCGGACACTGCTCACCAACGGCGCGGACGTCGATGGGCTCCGCGGCGTGCTGGCGGACGGGATCACCATCGACAAGGATTACGAAACCGTAATCGCGGCCTACCTGGACGACATGCTGCAGTACGTGGTGGCCGGCCGCACAAAAGATGCCGAGGCGGGCCTGGCCTACCTCCGGGAGCAGGAGGCCGGCCGGGCTTCCTTCATCCTCCTGGACCGCATGAAGTCCCGCCCCGCGCCCGCGGATCTGCCCTTCGAGGACGACGGCATCATCGGCCGCGCGAGCACCATGGTCAAGTCCGACAAGGCGCTGGCTCCGGCGGTGACCCACCTGCTCTCCAGGGTCGTGCTCGTGAAGGACGTGGAAACGGCCCTGCGCCTTTCCCCCTTGTTCGACACCGACCAGGATTGGAAACTGCTTACGGCCGGCGGCGAGGTCGTGGACCCGGCCGGCGTACTGACCGGTGGTTCGTCCGGACCGTCCGAGGCGGGCGAGTCGGACCTCCTGCGCCGCGCGGAGCGGATCGCGGAGATCGAAGGGGAACTGGAGGAAGACCGGGCGCAACGGGACAAGGTCGCCGGCGAACTGGTAGGCCTGGAGACGGAACTGGCCGCGCTGGCTGAACGGCAGGCCTCCGTCGAGCAGGTCCTCGGCGAGTCCCGGCGCAAGTTGATGGAAACGGAGTCCAGGGAACGGCAGTTGGATTTCGAACGGGCCCGGATGTCGGAACAGGACGAAGAACTCGCCCGTGAAGCGGATTCCCTGGCCGCGGACGCGAAGGCTGCGGCCGGGGAGCGCGAGAAACGTAAAAAGGCGATGGATTCCCTCGCCCGCGACCGGGTATCGGCCGAAGCAGAAGAACGGACCAACCAGCAGACCCTGGACGAGATGGAGGAGGAACGCCAGCTCCTGGCCGAAGCGGCCAACGAAGCCCGGGTCGCCCTCGTGTCCATGGAGAGCCGGAGCAACGAGCTGAGCACCACCGATGAATTCCTCACCCAGGAGAACGAGCGCCTGGCCAATCTCCTGACGCAGCGTAAGTCCGAGGCGGTGGAGGCCGGCAGCCAGTCCACGGAACTGGAGAAGGCCCAGAAAAAGAATGAAAAGCAGCTGGAGACGCACTACACGACCCGGCGGGAGCGCGCGGTGGATCGCGACGCCGTCCTCGAAGAGCACCAGAACCTGCAGGAAGCCGAACGCCAGCTGCAGCAGCACCTCGGCGAGAACCGGAACGAACTGACCCAGGTGCAGGAGCAGGTGCACCAGGCCGAACTGGAAGACGCCGAGTTGTACATGAAGAGCAACGAGATCCGCCGGCAGTTGATGGACCGGCACGACACTGATCCGGAGGGCATGGACGAACTGCCTCGGATCGAGGAACTGGACGAATACTCAACCGACGCCGCCCAGACCCTGCGGGACGGCATCCAGCGCAAGGTGGACGACCTGGGGCCCATCAACATGGCGGCGGTGGAAGAGTACCGCGCGGGCAAGGAGCGGCTCGACTTCCTCCAGCAGCAGCAGAACGACCTCATCGAGGCCAAGGACAACCTTGAGAAGACCATCATCAAGATGAACAAGGCCGCCCGGTCCCGCTTCATGACCACCTTCGAAGAGGTCCGGACCAATTTCATGACCACGTTCCAGACGCTGTTCGAAGGTGGCGAAGCCGACCTCATGCTCGAAGAAGGAGACCCCCTCGAAACGGGCATCGAGATCATGGCGCGGCCGGGAGGAAAGCGGCTGCAGAGCCTGGCCCTGCTGTCCGGCGGCGAGACGGCCCTCACGGCCATCGCCCTGCTCTTCGCCATCTACCTCGTGAAGCCCAGCCCCTTCTGCGTGTTCGACGAGGTGGACGCGCCGCTGGACGACGCCAACGTCCGGCGTTTCGCCAGCGCCTTGCGCCAGTTTACCAGCGACACGCAGTTCCTGGTGGTCACCCACAACAAGCGGACCATGGAAGCCGCCGATTACCTCTACGGCATTACCATGGAAGAACCCGGCCTGTCCAAGATGGTCTCCGTGCGCCTCGAGGATGCCGAATCGGAGGCGCTGGAACCCGCGGCCGCTCCGGGCGAGGAGGCCAACGGCGCCGGAACGGTCGGGGTATAG
- a CDS encoding glycosyltransferase family 2 protein — MAMPDRARSTDSRNIVVIIPVLNEEDSIGLVLAHIPERMAEAVIVVDNGSTDGTAAVAEEGGAVVVREPRRGYGAACLRGMAKAARFAPDVIVFLDGDYSDYPEEMEDLVQPITDEGYDLVIGSRMLGHRTPGSMPVQAVIGNVLVPRIIRWLYGHRYTDLGPFRAIRYDRLLELEMADQNFGWTVEMQIKAAQKGYRTLDVPVRYRKRVGVSKITGTLSGAVKAGVKILWVTFRYAVGKLGT, encoded by the coding sequence ATGGCGATGCCGGATAGGGCGCGGTCGACGGACAGTAGGAACATCGTGGTCATCATTCCCGTCCTGAACGAGGAGGACTCGATCGGGCTGGTCCTGGCCCATATCCCGGAACGGATGGCCGAGGCCGTGATCGTGGTGGACAACGGGTCGACGGACGGGACGGCAGCCGTGGCCGAGGAGGGCGGTGCCGTCGTCGTGCGGGAACCCCGGCGTGGCTATGGAGCGGCCTGCCTGCGCGGCATGGCCAAAGCTGCACGGTTCGCCCCGGACGTCATCGTGTTCCTGGACGGCGACTACAGCGACTACCCGGAAGAGATGGAGGACCTTGTACAGCCAATCACGGATGAGGGCTACGACCTGGTGATCGGATCGCGGATGCTGGGCCACCGCACGCCGGGCTCCATGCCGGTCCAGGCCGTCATCGGGAACGTCCTCGTACCGCGGATCATCCGGTGGCTTTACGGCCATCGGTACACCGACCTCGGACCGTTCCGGGCCATACGCTACGACCGGCTGCTCGAACTGGAAATGGCGGATCAGAACTTCGGCTGGACCGTCGAGATGCAGATCAAGGCAGCGCAGAAGGGGTATCGGACGCTTGACGTGCCGGTGCGGTATCGGAAGCGGGTTGGGGTTTCGAAGATTACGGGCACGCTGTCTGGAGCTGTCAAGGCGGGCGTGAAGATCCTGTGGGTGACGTTCAGGTATGCTGTGGGGAAGTTAGGAACTTAA
- a CDS encoding amidohydrolase family protein, translated as MRLARIIMVTLLILGMNGPITAQQDRVESQPVVGDVAFVNVNLIRMNDERIEPGQTVIVRGNRITAIGVSPEIQIPQGAIVIDGSGRYLVPGLTDAHVHLTTDMPWAPARPDFGDAPLYLAYGVTSVINLRGSITQLEWRRRIKEGELLGPTIYSSGEFINEPRVNTVEEVVQEISAQLRAGYDVIKFHEVWTPEAGFLTTTGLSREAYLKMNDMAREVGIPLVGHAPVNLDLETLLLARQPLAHLGMLSNIHFLPLASNLAWLTATAAGLVFLTIIVLTNGIAAITRRFRSTAPPPPRRLTRIRRYSTLAWLAGLLAGVSAALFLPGGPLFESTALRLAFTLLIFVLAAASVIMLILTATMWRDTGTPILSNCQATLASVSSLVVVVAGLTFWVPIAWRSSDGGIERLAERVYDADIPVQSTLVAYEAIGGPGRSRLTEDPMIAYLNGETREIWSRVAQRTGPPGYRYTDFMKKVANALHRAGVPLMAGTDAMGLSLVTPGSSLHYELELLVDSGLTPYEAIRSATVVPAWFLGKQNEFGSITTGSRADLLLIEENPLEDVTRLRRPIGVMVRGKWFTREQLEEMLTDLTEER; from the coding sequence ATGAGATTGGCCCGAATCATTATGGTCACCCTTTTGATTCTTGGCATGAATGGCCCCATTACCGCGCAACAGGACAGAGTCGAGTCGCAGCCTGTCGTGGGCGACGTCGCCTTCGTTAACGTCAACTTGATCCGCATGAATGACGAGCGGATTGAGCCGGGGCAGACCGTGATAGTCAGGGGAAATCGCATTACCGCCATCGGCGTTTCTCCAGAGATCCAGATACCCCAAGGTGCGATCGTGATCGACGGTTCTGGTCGTTATCTAGTTCCCGGCCTGACAGATGCGCACGTACACCTTACTACCGATATGCCTTGGGCACCCGCCCGACCCGATTTCGGTGATGCGCCACTGTACCTGGCGTACGGCGTTACGTCTGTGATAAATCTAAGAGGCTCAATTACGCAACTCGAGTGGAGGCGACGCATCAAAGAGGGCGAACTCCTTGGGCCGACGATCTACTCGTCGGGGGAGTTCATCAACGAACCTCGCGTGAACACCGTGGAAGAAGTCGTGCAGGAAATTTCCGCTCAGCTTCGTGCTGGCTATGATGTCATCAAATTCCACGAAGTGTGGACGCCTGAAGCGGGTTTCCTCACGACGACTGGCTTGTCTCGTGAGGCCTATCTTAAGATGAATGACATGGCGCGCGAGGTCGGTATCCCACTCGTGGGTCACGCCCCGGTTAACCTTGATTTGGAGACTCTTCTTCTGGCCAGGCAACCCTTAGCACACCTGGGCATGTTGTCGAATATTCACTTCTTACCACTGGCCAGCAACCTAGCGTGGCTGACTGCTACGGCAGCGGGATTAGTCTTTCTGACCATCATCGTCTTGACGAACGGTATTGCGGCAATAACTCGGAGGTTTCGGTCGACGGCGCCGCCGCCTCCACGCAGACTCACACGTATTCGCCGTTACTCTACCTTAGCGTGGCTAGCCGGCTTGCTCGCAGGTGTCAGTGCGGCCTTGTTCTTACCCGGTGGTCCTCTTTTTGAAAGCACCGCACTGCGTCTGGCGTTTACATTACTGATCTTCGTTCTGGCTGCCGCTTCGGTGATCATGTTGATACTGACCGCAACGATGTGGCGCGACACGGGCACGCCTATCCTCTCAAACTGCCAAGCCACGCTGGCGTCCGTTTCCAGCCTTGTGGTCGTTGTCGCCGGTCTAACTTTCTGGGTACCGATCGCGTGGCGGAGTAGTGATGGCGGAATTGAACGTCTTGCAGAGCGAGTCTACGACGCGGATATCCCTGTGCAGTCAACACTGGTGGCGTACGAGGCCATCGGTGGTCCCGGAAGATCAAGGCTTACAGAAGATCCCATGATCGCGTATTTGAACGGTGAAACACGGGAGATATGGAGTCGGGTAGCGCAAAGGACTGGACCACCTGGATATCGTTATACGGATTTCATGAAAAAAGTAGCCAACGCGCTACATCGGGCGGGGGTGCCCCTGATGGCCGGAACAGACGCTATGGGGTTGTCGTTAGTCACACCGGGATCATCTCTCCACTATGAGTTGGAGTTGCTTGTCGATAGTGGTCTGACACCGTACGAGGCGATACGCTCGGCCACAGTTGTACCGGCTTGGTTCTTAGGTAAGCAAAATGAATTCGGCTCGATTACTACAGGATCCCGTGCTGATCTCCTTCTGATTGAGGAGAATCCCCTTGAGGACGTAACTCGGCTCAGGCGACCGATAGGTGTCATGGTTCGCGGGAAGTGGTTCACGCGCGAACAACTGGAAGAGATGTTGACAGATCTTACTGAGGAGCGATGA
- a CDS encoding cysteine desulfurase family protein, protein MQNSDTIYTDYQATTPVDPRVLARMVPFWGESFGNPHSSDHVIGWHADSAVKDAAGSIASMIGSDENEIVFTSGATEANNLALLGLARHDANTRRRILVSAIEHKCVLGAARELSMNEGITVETVSVDGDGYLDLAELEERIANDVLLVSVMAVNNEVGTIQDVQSICDKAKSYGALFHCDAAQAPCAMNLENLATITDLISLSGHKMYGPQGIGALYINRELHDRIEPLLYGGGQQDGIRSGTVPLPLCIGMAAASELIIAEGCEERNRIAHQRDMFIALLLEAGLTIEVNGPTSDQRHPGNANIRFDGFDARDIIASLQPKLAASTGAACSSGIPEPSHVLRAMGLTAEQSEASIRFSFGRFTSEDDIESAANLVVIALANLSTKNIS, encoded by the coding sequence ATGCAAAACTCCGACACCATATACACTGACTACCAAGCAACCACCCCGGTAGACCCGCGGGTCCTAGCACGGATGGTCCCATTTTGGGGCGAATCATTCGGAAACCCGCATTCTAGCGATCATGTCATCGGTTGGCACGCCGATTCGGCAGTCAAAGACGCTGCAGGCTCTATTGCTTCTATGATAGGGTCCGATGAGAACGAAATCGTCTTTACTTCAGGTGCGACGGAAGCGAACAACCTGGCCCTTTTGGGATTAGCACGCCACGATGCAAATACGCGTCGACGAATCCTTGTCAGTGCGATCGAACACAAATGTGTTTTGGGCGCCGCTAGAGAGCTGTCTATGAATGAGGGAATTACAGTCGAGACTGTATCGGTAGACGGTGATGGATACCTCGACCTCGCCGAACTCGAAGAACGGATCGCAAATGATGTTCTGCTAGTTTCTGTAATGGCGGTTAACAACGAGGTGGGGACGATACAGGACGTTCAGTCGATCTGCGATAAAGCTAAATCTTACGGTGCTCTGTTTCACTGCGATGCCGCACAGGCACCCTGTGCTATGAATCTAGAGAACTTAGCCACCATTACTGATCTCATCAGCCTATCCGGACATAAGATGTACGGACCACAGGGCATTGGTGCGCTGTACATTAATCGGGAATTACATGACCGTATTGAACCCTTGCTTTATGGTGGAGGGCAGCAGGATGGTATCCGGTCCGGAACAGTTCCATTACCTCTTTGCATAGGCATGGCCGCGGCATCGGAGTTAATTATAGCCGAAGGTTGTGAAGAACGTAATCGAATTGCTCACCAAAGGGATATGTTCATCGCACTTTTACTAGAGGCCGGACTTACCATTGAAGTTAACGGCCCTACTAGCGACCAACGACATCCTGGAAACGCAAACATAAGGTTTGATGGATTCGACGCCCGTGATATCATTGCCTCCTTACAGCCGAAACTAGCTGCATCAACGGGCGCTGCTTGTTCTTCGGGCATTCCTGAGCCGTCCCATGTCCTTCGTGCAATGGGCCTGACTGCCGAACAAAGCGAAGCCTCTATCCGGTTCAGTTTCGGACGATTTACATCAGAAGACGATATTGAAAGTGCCGCGAATCTTGTCGTAATTGCCCTTGCTAATCTCTCCACTAAGAACATTTCCTGA
- a CDS encoding DUF4007 family protein, with product MNRGPLYEKGYRPQLSGHETFPLRYGWLKKAYDAVKMAEDTEDDVSVFSADDAIARFGVGKNMVASMRHWANAAGVIKENPGRPITTTFGHVLFDDEDGLDPFMENPNTAWLIHWKLCSHPAKTSWYWAFNYYPALTFHRDIFVRNIAALAYDRGWTRASQATIKNDVACFVRTYVAHGPKGNASLEDSLESPLTELGLIRSREDHHGLRFVRGRKPSLGSGVFTFAVTEFWRSHSPSARTLSFEALAHEPGSPGRVFQLDENDMADRLYALEDSSKGRYTWSETAGLKQIVRDFEFDGIDGSDFIRLDYGT from the coding sequence ATGAATAGAGGCCCGCTCTACGAAAAGGGTTACAGGCCCCAACTGTCCGGGCACGAAACGTTCCCGCTAAGGTATGGCTGGCTGAAGAAGGCCTACGATGCCGTCAAAATGGCCGAGGACACCGAAGATGATGTTTCGGTGTTTTCTGCAGATGACGCTATCGCCCGATTTGGAGTCGGAAAGAACATGGTCGCCTCAATGCGTCACTGGGCGAATGCAGCAGGCGTCATCAAAGAAAACCCGGGTCGTCCAATCACCACAACATTCGGACACGTATTGTTCGATGACGAAGATGGTTTAGACCCCTTTATGGAGAACCCGAATACAGCATGGCTGATTCACTGGAAACTATGCAGTCATCCGGCTAAGACATCCTGGTATTGGGCGTTTAACTACTATCCTGCACTAACCTTTCATCGCGACATATTTGTTAGAAACATTGCAGCACTTGCTTATGACCGTGGATGGACCCGAGCTTCCCAGGCTACGATCAAGAATGACGTAGCGTGTTTCGTACGAACCTATGTCGCTCATGGACCGAAAGGCAATGCTAGCCTCGAGGATAGTCTGGAATCACCGCTCACGGAACTCGGTTTAATCAGATCTCGTGAAGATCACCATGGTCTTAGGTTCGTTCGTGGACGTAAACCATCTCTAGGGTCCGGCGTATTCACCTTTGCAGTTACCGAATTCTGGAGAAGCCACTCACCTTCAGCGCGAACGCTTTCGTTCGAAGCACTTGCCCACGAACCGGGAAGTCCAGGTCGGGTTTTTCAATTGGATGAAAACGACATGGCGGATCGTCTGTATGCTCTCGAGGATTCAAGTAAAGGTCGGTACACCTGGTCAGAAACAGCCGGTCTGAAGCAGATCGTGCGGGATTTCGAATTCGATGGGATCGACGGATCCGATTTTATCAGGTTAGACTATGGAACTTAG